One region of Ictalurus furcatus strain D&B chromosome 17, Billie_1.0, whole genome shotgun sequence genomic DNA includes:
- the spa17 gene encoding sperm surface protein Sp17 isoform X7 has product MMTSAWDAVNQEMCSPDEETGSSVNEERDFQSDLYENNEDEITQSSQNSSPSPETLDAPKDIVEWEPQANNELNKSEDESGESDSELNPELNSYRGTADVDICAEELNKMEKVEKQMLENVPEHASVDDENETAEKELDPVTLSSYRGLADVDVCSEELQSTLQEEEHTEGSGDVTGADAGFIPPSESPDPVLVEQDVLDSHDEFTLTGTETSVYVEQDVDKELNDISCNEKTIASPVKEDEIDETGHLPDDVREMTNILFDDAGPEIHHVEQLHLNEGAESISVSEEAQTFDETNTDEIPLGVENQQASVILAAEAMSESSFILEKDSLTDRRNKDKPGIEDFVNVASELQEEHNDFESVSDIIAATDERDSQTDMQEDETNDDKQTDPKDIFETIPVENMEGLVDNPTGFSDEDMNKDDTRTSQNVDEVEDTSEIDEGSNGVNAPETQEDNLFYSTFTHESKATLPVPTSEETEQDMEVNYKQSATDSQEHTEETETATDYEESEHQEDMVYEPILESENKEVDQQEESSQPQEEEDIMDIPLDDPEANKAAAKIQAGFRGHMTRKKLKPGDKPGEEVSSTGETLNGSQGDAAGGSEGVETDETSVPEQ; this is encoded by the exons ATGATGACTTCAGCGTGG gaTGCAGTAAACCAGGAAATGTGCAGTCCAGACGAAGAAACTGGAAGCTCTGTAAATGA AGAAAGAGATTTTCAATCTGATttgtatgaaaataatgaagACGAAATTACCCAGTCAAGTCAGAACTCCTCCCCTTCACCTGAGACCCTTGATGCCCCTAAAGACATTGTAGAGTGGGAACCACAGGCAAACAATGAGCTAAATAAATCAGAGGACGAATCAGGAGAGTCTGATTCTGAACTTAATCCGGAGTTAAATTCATACAGAGGAACTGCAGATGTTGACATATGTGCTGAAGAACTGAATAAAATGGAAAAGGTTGAAAAGCAAATGCTAGAAAATGTGCCGGAGCATGCCAGTGTCGATGACGAAAATGAGACAGCAGAAAAAGAGCTCGATCCCGTAACCCTGTCATCATATCGTGGTCTCGCAGATGTAGATGTGTGCTCTGAAGAACTGCAGTCTACTTTGCAGGAAGAGGAGCACACTGAGGGCAGTGGAGACGTGACTGGAGCTGATGCAGGTTTTATTCCACCCTCAGAAAGCCCAGACCCTGTCCTAGTTGAGCAAGATGTCCTAGATTCCCATGATGAATTCACTCTGACTGGTACTGAGACTTCAGTATATGTTGAACAGGATGTTGATAAAGAATTAAATGACATTTCTTGTAATGAAAAAACAATTGCATCCCCTGTTAAAGAGGACGAAATTGATGAAACTGGTCATCTTCCTGACGATGTCAGAGAAAtgactaatattttatttgatgatGCTGGGCCAGAAATTCATCATGTTGAGCAGCTACATCTAAACGAAGGAGCAGAAAGTATCAGTGTGTCAGAAGAGGCACAAACTTTTGATGAAACAAATACAGATGAAATACCATTGGGGGTTGAAAACCAGCAAGCAAGTGTCATTTTGGCAGCTGAAGCTATGAGTGAATCATCGTTCATTCTGGAAAAAGACAGTCTAACAGACAGGAGAAACAAAGATAAGCCAGGAATTGAGGATTTTGTGAATGTAGCATCTGAACTTCAGGAGGAACATAATGATTTTGAAAGTGTCAGTGATATCATTGCTGCCACTGATGAAAGAGATTCTCAGACTGATATGCAGGAAGATGAGACAAATGATGATAAACAGACTGACCCAAAAGATATATTTGAAACAATCCCTGTGGAGAATATGGAAGGCCTGGTGGACAATCCCACTGGCTTTTCAGATGAGGACATGAACAAGGATGACACTAGAACATCTCAAAATGTAGATGAAGTTGAGGATACCAGTGAAATTGATGAAGGAAGTAATGGTGTGAATGCACCTGAGACACAGGAAGACAATTTGTTTTACAGTACATTCACTCATGAATCTAAAGCAACGCTTCCTGTTCCTACATCTGAGGAAACTGAGCAGGACATGGAGGTCAACTATAAACAATCTGCTACAGATTCACAAGAGCACACAGAGGAAACGGAAACAGCTACAGATTACGAAGAGTCTGAACATCAAGAGGACATGGTCTATGAGCCCATACTTGAAAGTGAGAACAAGGAGGTGGACCAACAG GAGGAGAGCAGCCAGCCTCAGGAAGAAGAGGACATCATGGACATCCCCCTGGATGACCCAGAGGCCAACAAGGCAGCTGCCAAGATCCAGGCAGGTTTCCGTGGCCACATGACCCGGAAGAAGTTGAAACCCGGTGATAAACCCGGGGAGGAGGTGAGCAGCACTGGTGAGACGCTCAACGGCAGCCAGGGGGACGCAG CAGGGGGATCAGAAGGAGTAGAGACAGATGAGACATCCGTGCCAGAGCAGTGA
- the spa17 gene encoding sperm surface protein Sp17 isoform X8, with product MCSPDEETGSSVNEERDFQSDLYENNEDEITQSSQNSSPSPETLDAPKDIVEWEPQANNELNKSEDESGESDSELNPELNSYRGTADVDICAEELNKMEKVEKQMLENVPEHASVDDENETAEKELDPVTLSSYRGLADVDVCSEELQSTLQEEEHTEGSGDVTGADAGFIPPSESPDPVLVEQDVLDSHDEFTLTGTETSVYVEQDVDKELNDISCNEKTIASPVKEDEIDETGHLPDDVREMTNILFDDAGPEIHHVEQLHLNEGAESISVSEEAQTFDETNTDEIPLGVENQQASVILAAEAMSESSFILEKDSLTDRRNKDKPGIEDFVNVASELQEEHNDFESVSDIIAATDERDSQTDMQEDETNDDKQTDPKDIFETIPVENMEGLVDNPTGFSDEDMNKDDTRTSQNVDEVEDTSEIDEGSNGVNAPETQEDNLFYSTFTHESKATLPVPTSEETEQDMEVNYKQSATDSQEHTEETETATDYEESEHQEDMVYEPILESENKEVDQQEESSQPQEEEDIMDIPLDDPEANKAAAKIQAGFRGHMTRKKLKPGDKPGEEVSSTGETLNGSQGDAAGGSEGVETDETSVPEQ from the exons ATGTGCAGTCCAGACGAAGAAACTGGAAGCTCTGTAAATGA AGAAAGAGATTTTCAATCTGATttgtatgaaaataatgaagACGAAATTACCCAGTCAAGTCAGAACTCCTCCCCTTCACCTGAGACCCTTGATGCCCCTAAAGACATTGTAGAGTGGGAACCACAGGCAAACAATGAGCTAAATAAATCAGAGGACGAATCAGGAGAGTCTGATTCTGAACTTAATCCGGAGTTAAATTCATACAGAGGAACTGCAGATGTTGACATATGTGCTGAAGAACTGAATAAAATGGAAAAGGTTGAAAAGCAAATGCTAGAAAATGTGCCGGAGCATGCCAGTGTCGATGACGAAAATGAGACAGCAGAAAAAGAGCTCGATCCCGTAACCCTGTCATCATATCGTGGTCTCGCAGATGTAGATGTGTGCTCTGAAGAACTGCAGTCTACTTTGCAGGAAGAGGAGCACACTGAGGGCAGTGGAGACGTGACTGGAGCTGATGCAGGTTTTATTCCACCCTCAGAAAGCCCAGACCCTGTCCTAGTTGAGCAAGATGTCCTAGATTCCCATGATGAATTCACTCTGACTGGTACTGAGACTTCAGTATATGTTGAACAGGATGTTGATAAAGAATTAAATGACATTTCTTGTAATGAAAAAACAATTGCATCCCCTGTTAAAGAGGACGAAATTGATGAAACTGGTCATCTTCCTGACGATGTCAGAGAAAtgactaatattttatttgatgatGCTGGGCCAGAAATTCATCATGTTGAGCAGCTACATCTAAACGAAGGAGCAGAAAGTATCAGTGTGTCAGAAGAGGCACAAACTTTTGATGAAACAAATACAGATGAAATACCATTGGGGGTTGAAAACCAGCAAGCAAGTGTCATTTTGGCAGCTGAAGCTATGAGTGAATCATCGTTCATTCTGGAAAAAGACAGTCTAACAGACAGGAGAAACAAAGATAAGCCAGGAATTGAGGATTTTGTGAATGTAGCATCTGAACTTCAGGAGGAACATAATGATTTTGAAAGTGTCAGTGATATCATTGCTGCCACTGATGAAAGAGATTCTCAGACTGATATGCAGGAAGATGAGACAAATGATGATAAACAGACTGACCCAAAAGATATATTTGAAACAATCCCTGTGGAGAATATGGAAGGCCTGGTGGACAATCCCACTGGCTTTTCAGATGAGGACATGAACAAGGATGACACTAGAACATCTCAAAATGTAGATGAAGTTGAGGATACCAGTGAAATTGATGAAGGAAGTAATGGTGTGAATGCACCTGAGACACAGGAAGACAATTTGTTTTACAGTACATTCACTCATGAATCTAAAGCAACGCTTCCTGTTCCTACATCTGAGGAAACTGAGCAGGACATGGAGGTCAACTATAAACAATCTGCTACAGATTCACAAGAGCACACAGAGGAAACGGAAACAGCTACAGATTACGAAGAGTCTGAACATCAAGAGGACATGGTCTATGAGCCCATACTTGAAAGTGAGAACAAGGAGGTGGACCAACAG GAGGAGAGCAGCCAGCCTCAGGAAGAAGAGGACATCATGGACATCCCCCTGGATGACCCAGAGGCCAACAAGGCAGCTGCCAAGATCCAGGCAGGTTTCCGTGGCCACATGACCCGGAAGAAGTTGAAACCCGGTGATAAACCCGGGGAGGAGGTGAGCAGCACTGGTGAGACGCTCAACGGCAGCCAGGGGGACGCAG CAGGGGGATCAGAAGGAGTAGAGACAGATGAGACATCCGTGCCAGAGCAGTGA
- the spa17 gene encoding sperm surface protein Sp17 isoform X5, which translates to MALVITSPRHAVRRSFQKFMYQHTVRLHYEGGLDPAKWGGLIEHRISNNDDFSDAVNQEMCSPDEETGSSVNEERDFQSDLYENNEDEITQSSQNSSPSPETLDAPKDIVEWEPQANNELNKSEDESGESDSELNPELNSYRGTADVDICAEELNKMEKVEKQMLENVPEHASVDDENETAEKELDPVTLSSYRGLADVDVCSEELQSTLQEEEHTEGSGDVTGADAGFIPPSESPDPVLVEQDVLDSHDEFTLTGTETSVYVEQDVDKELNDISCNEKTIASPVKEDEIDETGHLPDDVREMTNILFDDAGPEIHHVEQLHLNEGAESISVSEEAQTFDETNTDEIPLGVENQQASVILAAEAMSESSFILEKDSLTDRRNKDKPGIEDFVNVASELQEEHNDFESVSDIIAATDERDSQTDMQEDETNDDKQTDPKDIFETIPVENMEGLVDNPTGFSDEDMNKDDTRTSQNVDEVEDTSEIDEGSNGVNAPETQEDNLFYSTFTHESKATLPVPTSEETEQDMEVNYKQSATDSQEHTEETETATDYEESEHQEDMVYEPILESENKEVDQQEESSQPQEEEDIMDIPLDDPEANKAAAKIQAGFRGHMTRKKLKPGDKPGEEVSSTGETLNGSQGDAAGGSEGVETDETSVPEQ; encoded by the exons atggcactcgtcattacgtccccacgccacgccgtccgacgttccttCCAGAAattcatgtatcaacatacagttcgtcttcattatg AAGGTGGCCTTGATCCAGCTAAATGGGGTGGACTGATCGAGCACAGGATCTCCAACAATGATGACTTCAGC gaTGCAGTAAACCAGGAAATGTGCAGTCCAGACGAAGAAACTGGAAGCTCTGTAAATGA AGAAAGAGATTTTCAATCTGATttgtatgaaaataatgaagACGAAATTACCCAGTCAAGTCAGAACTCCTCCCCTTCACCTGAGACCCTTGATGCCCCTAAAGACATTGTAGAGTGGGAACCACAGGCAAACAATGAGCTAAATAAATCAGAGGACGAATCAGGAGAGTCTGATTCTGAACTTAATCCGGAGTTAAATTCATACAGAGGAACTGCAGATGTTGACATATGTGCTGAAGAACTGAATAAAATGGAAAAGGTTGAAAAGCAAATGCTAGAAAATGTGCCGGAGCATGCCAGTGTCGATGACGAAAATGAGACAGCAGAAAAAGAGCTCGATCCCGTAACCCTGTCATCATATCGTGGTCTCGCAGATGTAGATGTGTGCTCTGAAGAACTGCAGTCTACTTTGCAGGAAGAGGAGCACACTGAGGGCAGTGGAGACGTGACTGGAGCTGATGCAGGTTTTATTCCACCCTCAGAAAGCCCAGACCCTGTCCTAGTTGAGCAAGATGTCCTAGATTCCCATGATGAATTCACTCTGACTGGTACTGAGACTTCAGTATATGTTGAACAGGATGTTGATAAAGAATTAAATGACATTTCTTGTAATGAAAAAACAATTGCATCCCCTGTTAAAGAGGACGAAATTGATGAAACTGGTCATCTTCCTGACGATGTCAGAGAAAtgactaatattttatttgatgatGCTGGGCCAGAAATTCATCATGTTGAGCAGCTACATCTAAACGAAGGAGCAGAAAGTATCAGTGTGTCAGAAGAGGCACAAACTTTTGATGAAACAAATACAGATGAAATACCATTGGGGGTTGAAAACCAGCAAGCAAGTGTCATTTTGGCAGCTGAAGCTATGAGTGAATCATCGTTCATTCTGGAAAAAGACAGTCTAACAGACAGGAGAAACAAAGATAAGCCAGGAATTGAGGATTTTGTGAATGTAGCATCTGAACTTCAGGAGGAACATAATGATTTTGAAAGTGTCAGTGATATCATTGCTGCCACTGATGAAAGAGATTCTCAGACTGATATGCAGGAAGATGAGACAAATGATGATAAACAGACTGACCCAAAAGATATATTTGAAACAATCCCTGTGGAGAATATGGAAGGCCTGGTGGACAATCCCACTGGCTTTTCAGATGAGGACATGAACAAGGATGACACTAGAACATCTCAAAATGTAGATGAAGTTGAGGATACCAGTGAAATTGATGAAGGAAGTAATGGTGTGAATGCACCTGAGACACAGGAAGACAATTTGTTTTACAGTACATTCACTCATGAATCTAAAGCAACGCTTCCTGTTCCTACATCTGAGGAAACTGAGCAGGACATGGAGGTCAACTATAAACAATCTGCTACAGATTCACAAGAGCACACAGAGGAAACGGAAACAGCTACAGATTACGAAGAGTCTGAACATCAAGAGGACATGGTCTATGAGCCCATACTTGAAAGTGAGAACAAGGAGGTGGACCAACAG GAGGAGAGCAGCCAGCCTCAGGAAGAAGAGGACATCATGGACATCCCCCTGGATGACCCAGAGGCCAACAAGGCAGCTGCCAAGATCCAGGCAGGTTTCCGTGGCCACATGACCCGGAAGAAGTTGAAACCCGGTGATAAACCCGGGGAGGAGGTGAGCAGCACTGGTGAGACGCTCAACGGCAGCCAGGGGGACGCAG CAGGGGGATCAGAAGGAGTAGAGACAGATGAGACATCCGTGCCAGAGCAGTGA